Proteins found in one Populus alba chromosome 14, ASM523922v2, whole genome shotgun sequence genomic segment:
- the LOC118036557 gene encoding (S)-8-oxocitronellyl enol synthase CYC2, giving the protein MSWWWAGAIGAAKKQSENGDASRGHQSVALVVGVTGIVGNSLAEILPLSDTPGGPWKVYGVARRPRPNWNLDHPVEYIQCDISDTAETQAKLSQLTDVTHIFYVTWALRFTEAENIEANNLMFRNVLQAVIPNAPNLKHVCLQTGLKHYVGPFELVGKIEPHDTPYTEDLPRLNAPNFYYDLEDILAEEVATKKGVTWSVHRPHTIFGFSPYSLMNMMGTLSVYAAICKHEGMPLLFPGTESVWNAYSIASDADLIAEQEIWAAVDPNAQNEAFNIHNGDVFKWKHLWKVLAEQFGIEKYGLPESGKTVSLTELMKDKGAVWDKIVKDNQLLPNKLEEVGVWWFADFVLGAESIISCMNKSKEHGFLGFRNSKNALISWVDKLKAHKIVP; this is encoded by the exons ATGAGCTGGTGGTGGGCAGGAGCTATTGGAGCTGCCAAG AAGCAATCTGAAAATGGAGATGCATCACGAGGACACCAGAGCGTGGCTTTAGTGGTAGGAGTAACTGGCATTGTTGGCAACAGCTTGGCTGAAATCCTACCACTCTCCGACACGCCTGGCGGTCCGTGGAAAGTCTACGGAGTGGCCCGTCGTCCACGGCCAAACTGGAACCTAGACCACCCAGTTGAATACATTCAATGTGACATCTCTGACACGGCCGAAACTCAAGCAAAACTCTCCCAGCTAACTGATGTTACTCACATCTTTTATGTCACATGGGCCCTCCGATTCACGGAGGCCGAGAACATCGAAGCTAATAACCTCATGTTCCGCAATGTCCTTCAGGCCGTTATCCCCAACGCCCCCAATCTCAAACATGTTTGCCTCCAAACTGGTCTTAAACACTATGTTGGTCCATTCGAGTTGGTAGGTAAGATCGAACCACATGACACTCCTTACACAGAAGATCTGCCCAGATTAAACGCCCCCAACTTTTACTACGATTTAGAAGATATTTTAGCTGAGGAAGTGGCAACGAAAAAGGGAGTGACTTGGTCTGTGCACAGGCCGCATACGATTTTCGGGTTTTCTCCATATAGTTTGATGAACATGATGGGCACTCTCTCTGTTTACGCGGCTATATGTAAACATGAAGGGATGCCTTTACTATTCCCCGGGACTGAATCTGTTTGGAATGCTTATTCCATCGCCTCTGATGCAGATCTGATTGCTGAGCAGGAAATTTGGGCAGCTGTGGATCCTAATGCACAAAATGAAGCGTTTAACATCCACAATGGAGATGTTTTCAAGTGGAAGCATTTGTGGAAGGTTTTGGCTGAACAGTTTGGGATAGAAAAATATGGGTTACCTGAGAGTGGGAAGACAGTGAGCTTGACGGAGTTGATGAAGGATAAAGGAGCAGTGTGGGACAAAATTGTGAAGGACAATCAGCTGTTGCCTAACAAGTTGGAGGAGGTCGGGGTGTGGTGGTTTGCCGATTTTGTGTTGGGTGCAGAGTCCATTATTTCGTGTATGAACAAGAGCAAGGAGCATGGGTTTCTAGGGTTCAGAAATTCCAAGAATGCCTTGATTTCGTGGGTGGATAAGTTGAAGGCTCACAAGATCGTGCCGTGA
- the LOC118036540 gene encoding uncharacterized protein — MERKQGFFSVVRGLSPGRSRAKSPARSASPMSSLLRRRKGHGQHVAKPEPLIIPRSGSLRPAEALSPLKEGPDQDDGGDSRMEGKWGQWMKGQLSRGGPSSVVSSSSNACNNTSKRSDLRLLLGVLGAPLAPVHVSTAEPLPHLSIKDTPIETSSAQYILQQYTAASGGQRLQNSIHNAYAMGKVRMIASEFETANKVTRNRNSSKAAESGGFVLWQMNPDMWYVELALGGSKVHAGCNGKLVWRHTPWLGAHAAKGPVRPLRRALQGLDPRTTASMFTNARCIGEKKINGDDCFILKICADPATLKARSEGPAEIIRHVLFGYFSQKTGLLVHLEDSHLTRIQNNGGDAVYWETTINSFLDDYRLVDGIMIAHSGRSVVTLFRFGDTAMSHTRTRMEEAWAIEEVAFNVPGLSMDCFIPPAELRFASISETCELPRSQRVKPAVTASAHRAKVAALERSHENATNNMMWKTDV, encoded by the exons ATGGAGAGGAAGCAGGGGTTCTTTTCAGTTGTTAGAGGACTATCACCGGGGAGGTCACGAGCGAAGAGTCCGGCGAGGAGTGCATCACCGATGTCTAGTTTGCTAAGGAGGAGAAAAGGACATGGACAGCACGTGGCGAAGCCAGAGCCCTTGATCATTCCTAGATCAGGGAGCTTGAGGCCAGCGGAAGCTTTATCACCGTTGAAAGAGGGACCAGATCAAGATGATGGTGGAGATTCAAGGATGGAAGGTAAGTGGGGCCAGTGGATGAAAGGACAACTTTCAAGAGGAGGACCGTCTTCAGTTGTGTCTTCCTCATCAAATGCTTGTAATAACACTAGTAAACGGTCCGATCTGAGGTTATTGCTTGGTGTCTTGGGTGCCCCGCTTGCTCCGGTTCACGTTAGCACTGCTGAGCCTTTGCCTCACCTTAGTATAAAAGATACTCCCATT GAAACTTCATCTGCACAGTACATATTACAGCAGTATACAGCAGCATCAGGAGGGCAAAGGCTTCAGAATTCCATTCACAATGCGTATGCTATGGGGAAGGTGAGGATGATAGCTTCAGAATTTGAGACGGCTAACAAGGTCACTAGAAATAGGAACTCTTCCAAAGCTGCAGAGTCTGGTGGGTTTGTCTTGTGGCAAATGAATCCAGATATGTGGTATGTTGAGCTTGCGCTTGGTGGAAGCAAGGTTCATGCTGGCTGCAATGGGAAGCTTGTGTGGAGGCATACACCTTGGCTTGGTGCACATGCTGCTAAAGGTCCTGTTAGACCCTTGCGCCGTGCACTTCAG GGCCTTGATCCAAGAACAACTGCAAGCATGTTTACTAATGCAAGATGCATTGGGGAGAAGAAGATCAATGGAGATGATTGCTTTATCCTCAAGATATGTGCAGATCCTGCAACTCTCAAGGCCAGGAGTGAAGGGCCAGCAGAGATCATAAGGCATGTTTTGTTTGGCTACTTCAGCCAGAAAACAGGACTCCTTGTTCATTTAGAAGACTCTCATTTGACCCGCATCCAGAACAATGGAGGTGACGCCGTCTACTGGGAGACCACAATCAATTCTTTCCTTGATGATTACAGGCTAGTGGATGGTATCATGATTGCTCATTCCGGGCGTTCAGTAGTAACCCTTTTCCGGTTTGGAGATACGGCAATGAGCCACACTAGGACCCGAATGGAAGAAGCATGGGCAATTGAAGAAGTGGCATTCAATGTCCCTGGCCTGTCCATGGACTGTTTTATTCCTCCTGCTGAATTAAGGTTTGCTTCTATTAGTGAAACCTGCGAGCTTCCTCGCAGTCAGAGGGTAAAGCCTGCTGTGACTGCTTCAGCCCATCGTGCTAAAGTTGCTGCGCTAGAGAGATCTCATGAAAATGCTACTAACAATATGATGTGGAAAACAGATGTTTAG
- the LOC118036528 gene encoding peamaclein, with translation MKPVFAAVFLLCLVFSSSLFEVTMAASGFCDSKCSARCSKAGIKDRCLKYCGICCEKCKCVPSGTYGNKHECPCYRDMKNSKGKPKCP, from the exons ATGAAGCCTGTTTTTGCAGCTGTTTTTCTTCTGTGCCTTGTTTTCAGTTCCTCTTTGTTTGAGGTCACAATGGCTGCCTCGG GATTCTGTGACTCGAAGTGCTCAGCGAGGTGCTCCAAAGCAGGAATTAAAGACCGGTGCTTGAAGTACTGTGGGATTTGCTGTGAAAAGTGCAAGTGCGTGCCTTCTGGGACTTATGGGAACAAGCACGAGTGCCCTTGCTACAGGGACATGAAGAACTCCAAGGGCAAACCCAAGTGCCCTTGA
- the LOC118036518 gene encoding aspartic proteinase 36, protein MANSSSSLMIPYSLILLNLYAIVSSTSDFNNRHHPMILPLLLSTPNISAHRMPFDGHYSRRHLQNSELPNARMRLFDDLLSNGYYTTRLFIGTPPQEFALIVDTGSTVTYVPCSSCERCGKHQDPRFQPELSSTYQPVKCNPGCNCDDQGKQCTYERRYAEMSSSSGVIAEDVVSFGNESELKPQRAVFGCENVETGDLYSQRADGIMGLGRGRLSVVDQLVDKGVIGDSFSLCYGGMDVGGGAMVLGQISPPPNMVFSHSNPYRSPYYNIELKELHVAGKPLKLKPKVFDEKHGTVLDSGTTYAYFPEAAFHALKDAIMKEIHHLKQIPGPDPNYHDICFSGAGREVSHLSKVFPEVNMVFGSGQKLSLSPENYLFRHTKVSGAYCLGIFHNGNDPTTLLGGIVVRNTLVTYDRENDKIGFWKTNCSELWKRLQVPGVPASAPVPSPSSNRSQAMPPVQAPSSLPFFHPGEIRIGIITFDMLISVNNSNTKPNFTEVAEFIAHELEVDNLQVHMLNFTSTGNNYLVKWAILPSESAEYISNTTAMKIIQQLSEHRLHFPERFGSYELVEWKFEPQKNRTWWQQHFVAVTVGVVVTLAVSLSSIGLWLVWRRQKALGTYTPVGAVGPEQELQPL, encoded by the exons ATGGCTaactcctcctcctctctcaTGATCCCTTActccttaattttattaaatctcTACGCCATCGTTTCTTCAACTTCCGATTTCAACAATCGCCACCATCCCATGATACTTCCTCTCCTCCTCTCAACTCCTAACATCTCCGCTCACCGGATGCCCTTCGACGGCCACTACAGCCGGCGCCATCTCCAGAATTCCGAGCTCCCTAACGCTCGCATGCGCCTCTTCGACGATCTCCTCTCTAACGG TTATTATACAACGCGGCTGTTTATTGGGACGCCTCCACAGGAATTTGCTCTTATTGTGGATACAGGAAGTACTGTGACATATGTTCCGTGCTCTAGCTGTGAACGGTGCGGCAAGCATCAG GATCCGAGGTTTCAACCGGAATTGTCTAGTACTTATCAGCCTGTAAAGTGCAACCCAGGTTGTAATTGTGATGATCAGGGAAAGCAGTGTACTTATGAGAGACGCTATGCAGAGATGAGCTCGAGCAGTGGTGTGATTGCTGAGGATGTTGTTTCATTTGGAAATGAAAGTGAGCTTAAACCTCAACGTGCTGTTTTCGGTTGTGAAAATGTGGAAACTGGTGATCTTTACAGCCAACGTGCTGATGGGATAATGGGTTTAGGTCGTGGCCGGCTCAGTGTTGTTGATCAACTTGTTGACAAGGGTGTTATTGGTGATTCGTTTTCGTTGTGTTATGGTGGGATGGATGTGGGTGGGGGTGCGATGGTACTTGGTCAGATTTCTCCTCCCCCCAACATGGTTTTTTCCCATTCCAACCCTTATCGCAG TCCATATTACAATATTGAGCTGAAAGAACTACATGTAGCTGGGAAGCCATTGAAATTAAAACCGAAAGTCTTTGATGAAAAGCATGGAACAGTTTTGGACAGTGGAACTACGTACGCTTACTTTCCAGAAGCAGCTTTTCATGCGTTAAAAGATGCT ATTATGAAGGAAATCCATCATCTCAAGCAGATCCCAGGCCCTGATCCAAATTACCATGATATTTGCTTTTCTGGTGCTGGAAG GGAGGTCTCTCATCTGTCAAAAGTTTTTCCAGAAGTCAATATGGTGTTTGGCAGTGGTCAAAAGCTGTCACTGTCTCCAGAGAATTATCTCTTCCGG CACACAAAGGTCAGCGGTGCATATTGCCTGGGTATTTTCCATAATGGAAATGATCCGACTACTCTTTTAGGAG GAATTGTTGTCCGTAACACACTAGTAACTTATGATCGagagaatgataaaattggCTTCTGGAAAACTAACTGTTCTGAACTATGGAAGAGGTTGCAAGTTCCTGGTGTGCCTGCTTCAGCACCTGTACCTTCCCCTAGCAGTAATAGAAGTCAAGCAATGCCACCTGTGCAAGCTCCAAGCAGCTTGCCATTTTTCCATCCAG GTGAAATTCGAATTGGAATTATAACGTTTGATATGTTGATCAGTGTCAACAACTCAAACACAAAGCCCAACTTCACAGAAGTGGCAGAGTTCATTGCCCATGAGTTGGAAGTTGATAATTTACAG GTTCACATGTTGAATTTCACGTCGACAGGAAATAATTATCTTGTTAAATGGGCCATTCTTCCTTCTGAATCTGCTGAGTACATTTCCAATACCACAGCGATG AAAATAATTCAGCAATTAAGTGAGCATCGATTACACTTTCCTGAGAGATTTGGAAGCTATGAGTTAGTCGAATGGAAGTTTGAGCCTCAAAAGAACAG GACATGGTGGCAGCAACATTTCGTGGCTGTGACTGTTGGAGTTGTTGTTACCCTGGCCGTTAGTTTATCAAGTATTGGCCTATGGTTGGTCTGGAGACGTCAAAAGGCGCTTGGAACGTACACGCCTGTTGGTGCTGTTGGTCCTGAGCAAGAACTTCAGCCTTTGTGA
- the LOC118036508 gene encoding pumilio homolog 12: MDRHHQQQRLRFLAGTGPFSSETPNSRSTDQSRMSPETSTHNPFPLEFLFSRLDVSNDTQDLYPRFNSKILDGSVVNLNSFDGFALSGVYQAGFSTTQNNDIDTFGATRIQDFLRNPIIAGSNSDLRTNSSVYCGAYQNPDFNDRRGLVQRESIYRSINNGLVSKNQNSLIRRPLRLQDYLSWEDLSGKVVALAKDPYGCKFLQKLIESATREQINMLFYEVIGYVGGLIVDPFGNYVVQKLVEVLSEEQRTGILRMLTRTDFQLVRICLDVHGTRVVQKLLNCITNPQQVSIVVSALSLGAVALITDSNGHHVIQHFVKHFSTEDNKYILKQVAENCFGIATNKSGCCVLQRCVEYSEGEARDRLLAEIIANALLLAEDHYGNYVVQHILKLKLPEITENLLAQFKGSYMALSCNKYGSNVVESCLLTTREEQSTQIILELLGNPLASILLVDPFGNFVIQKALSVSQGQVQRYLVALIQMNAQKMRSNIYGQKVLVWLNKNMRPLQL; encoded by the exons ATGGACCGTCACCACCAACAACAGCGCCTCAGATTTCTTGCTGGAACGGGGCCTTTTTCCTCAGAGACTCCCAATTCCCGTTCGACGGATCAAAGCCGTATGAGCCCTGAAACTTCTACACACAACCCTTTCcctcttgaatttttattttcaagacttGATGTATCTAATGATACCCAAGATTTATATCCACGTTTTAATAGCAAAATCCTTGATGGGTCTGTTGTGAATTTGAACTCTTTTGATGGTTTTGCCCTTAGTGGCGTTTACCAGGCTGGTTTCTCGACAACGCAAAACAATGATATAGATACTTTTGGGGCCACGAGGATTCAAGATTTTCTTCGTAATCCAATCATAGCCGGGTCtaattctgatttgaggactaACAGTTCTGTTTATTGCGGCGCGTATCAAAATCCAGACTTTAACGATCGGAGAGGATTAGTGCAAAGAGAATCGATTTATAGGTCGATCAATAATGGTTTGGTGTCTAAAAACCAGAATTCTTTGATCAGGAGGCCACTTAGGTTACAAGATTACTTGTCCTGGGAAGATTTGAGTGGTAAGGTTGTGGCATTGGCTAAGGATCCGTACGGATGTAAATTCTTGCAAAAACTCATCGAGAGTGCAACAAGAGAACAAATTAATATGTTGTTTTACGAGGTCATAGGCTATGTGGGTGGGTTGATAGTGGACCCATTTGGGAATTATGTTGTACAAAAGCTTGTAGAGGTGCTTAGCGAGGAACAGAGGACTGGGATTTTGAGAATGTTAACTCGAACTGATTTTCAACTAGTGAGGATTTGTCTTGATGTGCATGG AACTCGGGTGGTACAAAAGTTGTTGAATTGTATCACGAACCCACAGCAAGTTTCTATAGTTGTATCAGCTCTAAGCCTAGGTGCTGTTGCATTGATTACGGATTCCAATGGTCATCATGTGATCCAGCATTTTGTCAAGCATTTTTCTACTGAAGACAATAAG TATATTCTGAAACAGGTGGCAGAGAACTGCTTTGGGATTGCAACCAACAAGAGCGGATGCTGTGTGCTGCAGCGATGTGTTGAATATTCTGAGGGAGAAGCCAGAGATCGACTGTTGGCTGAGATAATAGCAAACGCACTACTCCTGGCAGAAGATCATTATGG AAACTATGTAGTGCAACATATTCTGAAATTGAAGTTGCCGGAAATCACAGAAAATCTCCTAGCACAGTTTAAAGGGAGTTACATGGCTCTTTCATGTAACAAGTATGGAAGCAACGTTGTGGAAAGCTGCCTGTTAACAACGAGAGAGGAACAATCCACACAAATTATCTTGGAGTTGCTAGGAAATCCACTTGCTTCTATTCTCCTTGTGGATCCTTTTGGAAACTTTGTTATCCAGAAGGCACTATCAGTATCTCAG GGACAAGTCCAAAGATATTTAGTAGCTCTAATACAAATGAACGCCCAAAAGATGCGCAGCAATATCTATGGGCAAAAGGTGCTTGTTTGGTTGAACAAGAACATGAGGCCGCTACAGCTGTAG